In the genome of Clostridia bacterium, one region contains:
- a CDS encoding PIG-L family deacetylase translates to MKLNNPGAEIFIPDNTPVEEAVKRTTHMAVSAHQDDIEIMAYDGILKCFGKADEWFFGVVVTDGAGSPRNGIYASYTDDDMQKIRKLEQKKAAFIGEYGAQAMLEYKSSAVKDKNNREVIEELKELIKLSKPKVIYTHNLADKHETHLGVVIKVIAALRELPAGVRPEKLYGCEVWRNLDWLNDDEKVVFDVSSHSNIAAALVEVFDSQVCGGKRYDIATAGRRLANATYCAAHSYDTSSSLIYGMDLTPLIYDINLNIIEYVQGLINRFNLDVANKLSKVL, encoded by the coding sequence ATGAAGCTTAATAACCCGGGCGCTGAAATCTTTATACCTGATAATACTCCTGTAGAGGAAGCTGTAAAGAGAACTACTCATATGGCTGTTTCAGCCCATCAGGATGATATAGAAATAATGGCGTATGACGGTATATTGAAATGCTTCGGGAAAGCCGATGAATGGTTTTTCGGGGTAGTTGTCACCGATGGTGCAGGAAGTCCGAGGAATGGCATATACGCATCCTATACTGATGATGATATGCAAAAGATAAGAAAACTTGAGCAAAAAAAAGCTGCATTTATAGGAGAATACGGAGCACAAGCCATGCTTGAGTATAAAAGCTCCGCAGTGAAAGACAAAAATAACCGGGAAGTAATAGAAGAGTTAAAGGAACTGATAAAACTCTCAAAGCCCAAAGTTATTTATACTCATAACCTTGCAGACAAGCATGAAACTCATCTTGGCGTTGTAATCAAAGTAATAGCTGCATTAAGGGAGCTCCCTGCCGGTGTGAGACCTGAAAAGCTTTATGGTTGTGAGGTATGGAGAAATCTTGACTGGCTAAATGATGATGAGAAAGTGGTTTTTGACGTATCTTCTCATTCAAATATTGCGGCTGCACTCGTAGAAGTCTTCGACTCTCAGGTTTGCGGAGGCAAAAGATATGATATCGCTACTGCAGGAAGACGACTGGCAAATGCTACCTATTGTGCCGCTCACAGTTATGATACCTCTTCTTCTCTTATTTATGGAATGGATCTGACTCCTCTTATATATGATATAAACCTAAATATTATAGAATATGTCCAGGGTTTAATAAACCGCTTCAACCT
- a CDS encoding DUF362 domain-containing protein has product MSSSVLFSSVNYEKYDSSATLPAKFERMIDNMSFQNAVKGKLTAIKMHLGRNIGYSTIHPLFVKILIDKLKSYGANIYITDQDISSARVRGYTEEYLGVPIVYACGVTSKYYYEKHVDFKTFKNVDIAGNIYDAEVMIDLSHVKGHGACGYGGACKNIAMGCVTDRTRGQIHGLEGGLDWSEDLCIHCSECISNCNHNANKFDNENKYQVFFHHCTYCQHCVKVCPTNAITMNDNKFEDFQTGMAICTEEVLKTFRPGNVFYINFLTNITALCDCWGFTTPALVPDIGIMASQDIVAIERACIDSIKIENLIMAGVPQGHELKANGHLFERLHGKNPYIQLNELEKRGLGTQEYTIQEIK; this is encoded by the coding sequence ATGAGTTCCAGCGTTTTATTTTCATCAGTAAATTACGAAAAATATGATTCCAGTGCAACACTCCCCGCAAAATTTGAAAGAATGATTGATAATATGAGCTTTCAGAATGCAGTAAAAGGAAAGCTTACTGCCATAAAAATGCATCTTGGCAGAAATATCGGATATTCGACTATCCACCCTCTTTTTGTCAAAATACTTATTGATAAGCTGAAAAGCTATGGAGCAAATATCTATATTACAGATCAGGATATCAGTTCTGCAAGAGTACGCGGCTATACGGAAGAATACCTTGGTGTTCCGATAGTCTACGCCTGTGGCGTAACAAGCAAGTATTATTATGAAAAACATGTTGATTTCAAAACTTTTAAAAACGTTGATATAGCCGGCAATATCTATGATGCAGAAGTAATGATTGATTTGTCTCATGTAAAGGGACATGGTGCGTGCGGCTATGGTGGCGCATGTAAAAACATAGCAATGGGCTGTGTTACCGATAGGACCAGAGGGCAAATACATGGCCTTGAAGGTGGACTTGATTGGAGCGAGGATTTGTGTATTCATTGTTCCGAGTGTATTAGCAACTGTAATCATAATGCCAATAAATTCGACAACGAAAACAAATATCAGGTTTTCTTCCATCATTGTACTTACTGCCAGCATTGTGTAAAAGTTTGTCCAACAAATGCCATAACAATGAACGATAATAAATTTGAAGATTTCCAGACAGGAATGGCTATATGTACCGAAGAAGTTCTGAAAACCTTCCGGCCTGGAAATGTATTCTATATCAACTTCCTTACAAATATTACTGCCCTGTGTGATTGTTGGGGCTTTACTACCCCCGCTCTGGTGCCTGATATAGGTATAATGGCCTCTCAGGATATAGTAGCGATCGAAAGGGCTTGTATAGATTCTATTAAAATAGAAAACTTAATAATGGCAGGTGTACCGCAAGGACACGAACTCAAAGCCAATGGACATCTTTTTGAAAGGCTTCATGGTAAAAACCCTTATATACAGCTAAACGAATTGGAAAAAAGAGGTCTTGGTACTCAGGAGTACACTATACAGGAAATAAAGTAA
- a CDS encoding LTA synthase family protein produces the protein MNTNLLKQKFNTKFETIHLIKALFWITFFGGLFAKALYFQFTSEINTLPFFNKLNLFMYIGTIGALLAIASFFILVSNRKRYLVFILLHFAVSLFILADTIYFRYYYHPLSITVLYQVGVADSIGGSALSLFKMKDIVFIADLPVIVTCFVLINKKVVGRISIGIKFITAVLLLLAGLFMVHTSYSKAYKPAFILDNNYVCKYVGLSFYHFYDTKNFVKETFLEGKKLSTDEQKRIDNYYKIKNTSRQENFKNLAKGKNLIIIQVEALQEFVIRKQINGQEITPNLNKLIKESAYFNNFFYQIGDGNTSDAEFMVNTSMYPIRHGSVNFRYAGNTFISLPGLLNRQGYDTLAFHANRPSFWNRSTMYKSLGFKAFHSNPSYTLDEKVGWGLSDASFLSQSLKLIDTSKPFYSLLITLSSHFPYNFDYSSRSSLDVGKYENTLLGRYLKAVNYSDSCLGSFINELKSKGLFSSSLLVIYGDHYGIPKEETKDLAEFLNIKNSDTEWIKLQKVPLIIHYPGLENGNTFSVTGGEIDIMPTVANLMGLNSSKAIGKDLFNTKAGYALLRNNSLVTDKFLYVNSHNKAYDINTGSPYTDESYKVELKNYMEEYAVSQLIIEKNAFKSKE, from the coding sequence TTGAATACAAATTTATTGAAGCAGAAATTCAATACAAAATTTGAAACTATTCACCTTATAAAAGCACTTTTCTGGATAACTTTCTTTGGTGGCTTATTTGCTAAAGCTCTTTATTTCCAGTTTACATCTGAAATAAACACTTTACCCTTTTTCAACAAACTTAATCTGTTTATGTATATAGGTACCATTGGTGCACTTCTTGCAATCGCATCCTTTTTTATTCTTGTTTCCAACAGGAAAAGATACCTTGTTTTTATTCTTTTGCATTTTGCGGTATCACTATTTATTCTAGCTGATACAATTTATTTCAGGTATTATTACCACCCCCTTTCAATAACTGTCCTGTATCAGGTAGGAGTTGCGGACTCGATTGGTGGCAGCGCGCTTAGCCTGTTTAAAATGAAGGATATAGTTTTTATTGCCGATTTGCCTGTCATTGTCACTTGCTTTGTTCTTATTAACAAAAAAGTCGTCGGAAGGATAAGTATTGGAATAAAATTCATTACGGCCGTCTTGCTGCTTTTAGCAGGACTATTTATGGTTCATACATCATACAGTAAAGCTTACAAACCGGCATTCATACTGGATAACAACTATGTATGCAAATACGTAGGCCTTTCTTTTTATCACTTTTATGATACAAAAAACTTTGTAAAGGAAACATTTCTAGAGGGAAAAAAGCTTAGTACAGATGAACAGAAACGTATCGATAATTACTATAAAATAAAAAATACCTCCAGGCAGGAGAATTTTAAAAATCTGGCAAAAGGAAAAAATTTAATAATAATACAGGTAGAGGCTTTGCAGGAATTTGTAATCAGAAAGCAGATTAATGGTCAGGAAATCACCCCAAACCTGAATAAACTTATTAAAGAAAGTGCATACTTCAATAACTTTTTCTATCAGATAGGTGACGGCAATACTTCCGATGCTGAATTTATGGTTAATACTTCCATGTACCCTATCAGACACGGAAGTGTAAACTTCAGGTATGCAGGCAATACTTTCATTTCACTGCCCGGACTTTTAAACCGTCAGGGCTATGATACCCTCGCATTCCATGCAAACAGACCCAGTTTCTGGAATAGATCTACAATGTATAAATCTCTCGGTTTTAAAGCCTTTCACAGTAATCCAAGCTACACCCTTGACGAAAAGGTTGGTTGGGGTTTGAGTGATGCTTCATTCTTAAGTCAGTCCCTCAAACTTATTGATACCTCTAAGCCCTTTTACAGTCTGTTAATCACTTTATCCAGCCACTTCCCTTATAATTTTGATTATTCAAGCCGCAGCAGTCTGGATGTAGGAAAGTACGAAAACACATTGTTGGGAAGGTATTTAAAAGCAGTAAATTATTCTGACAGCTGTCTGGGAAGTTTTATTAACGAACTTAAAAGTAAAGGTTTGTTTAGCAGCAGCCTGCTTGTTATTTATGGCGATCACTACGGAATTCCAAAGGAAGAGACAAAAGACCTTGCAGAATTTCTTAATATAAAGAACAGCGATACTGAATGGATAAAGCTCCAGAAAGTGCCGCTTATTATCCATTACCCCGGGCTTGAAAATGGTAATACATTCAGTGTAACCGGCGGTGAAATAGATATAATGCCTACTGTAGCAAATTTAATGGGGCTGAACAGTTCGAAGGCTATAGGCAAAGACTTGTTCAATACGAAGGCCGGATACGCTCTTCTGAGAAATAATTCTTTAGTCACTGACAAATTTTTATATGTGAACAGTCATAACAAGGCATATGATATTAATACTGGCAGTCCCTATACAGATGAAAGCTATAAAGTCGAATTGAAGAATTATATGGAGGAATATGCTGTCTCTCAGTTGATAATAGAAAAAAATGCTTTCAAAAGTAAAGAATAA
- the sigY gene encoding RNA polymerase sigma factor SigY: MDEILIGKARSGNQEALAQLLYLNYEFVYRYLVKFTLNVNIAEDLTQETMVKAIEKFHLYIPEKSKFSTWLIAIAQNIYLDGIRKHKREQKYIETDGIGEEFSSDSGGHDDSWNRMLDELTKLSEEVRIPLVMKHYYGYSYEEIAVAMQIPLGTVKSRIHNGLKSLRKEFEHD; encoded by the coding sequence ATGGATGAAATATTGATTGGAAAGGCAAGGAGCGGAAACCAGGAAGCATTGGCGCAGCTGCTTTATCTTAACTACGAATTTGTATACAGATACCTTGTGAAATTCACACTGAATGTAAATATTGCTGAAGATCTTACTCAGGAAACCATGGTTAAAGCCATAGAGAAGTTTCATTTATATATTCCGGAAAAATCGAAATTTTCCACATGGCTTATAGCAATAGCACAGAATATATATCTGGATGGGATCAGAAAGCATAAAAGAGAACAGAAGTATATTGAAACAGACGGGATTGGTGAAGAATTTTCTTCAGACTCAGGTGGGCATGATGATTCTTGGAACAGGATGCTGGATGAACTGACAAAGCTATCCGAAGAAGTAAGAATACCTCTGGTAATGAAACATTATTACGGATATTCATATGAGGAAATTGCTGTAGCGATGCAAATCCCTTTGGGAACTGTAAAATCAAGAATACATAACGGGTTAAAATCGCTTAGAAAGGAGTTTGAACATGACTAA
- a CDS encoding YxlC family protein, which translates to MTKNDNKDDAILQKMRESLDSIDKKLEVKTPDMAYFRKMVADGAEKKQKHKRKETLVFVAAAVSILTLEIYTFNLSMIFFAIVQGVALLSLPALLFILFRQRNRQGGVR; encoded by the coding sequence ATGACTAAGAATGATAATAAGGACGATGCTATTTTGCAAAAAATGAGGGAAAGCCTGGATTCCATCGATAAAAAGCTGGAAGTGAAAACTCCTGATATGGCGTATTTCAGGAAAATGGTTGCAGACGGTGCGGAGAAAAAGCAGAAGCATAAAAGAAAAGAAACATTAGTATTCGTAGCGGCGGCAGTAAGTATACTTACTTTGGAGATTTACACTTTTAATCTGTCGATGATATTTTTTGCGATAGTGCAGGGGGTTGCTCTGTTATCTTTACCTGCGTTATTGTTTATATTGTTTAGACAAAGAAATAGGCAGGGGGGAGTACGGTGA
- a CDS encoding sigmaY antisigma factor component: MNSGLHGTQEISLPGWIALAVILFTQSIWLFTDGQKRSAKYWFWGIWGLTTFPMPTILYLIFVRRIFKKKEN, encoded by the coding sequence GTGAATAGTGGTTTGCATGGAACACAGGAGATTTCTCTGCCTGGATGGATTGCCCTGGCCGTAATCCTGTTTACTCAAAGTATCTGGCTTTTTACGGACGGACAGAAAAGAAGTGCAAAGTATTGGTTTTGGGGTATCTGGGGTTTGACTACATTCCCGATGCCTACCATATTGTACTTGATTTTTGTAAGAAGAATTTTTAAGAAAAAAGAAAACTAA